The genomic interval GACATAAAACATGATaggtaattttttaattactagTAATCAGTTAACcgttaatcataaaaatttatttgatttaaaataaaaatataaaacttgattgaatataattaaaaaaataaaattttttaatttttttaaataattcaaaatcttTATAAAACACTATatcaagctttttctttcttttttttcaaaaaaaagacaaagcGTTAAAGTTTCaactttgaacttttttttctatttaaagaTCATCCCATTGATTAGCTAATtaaagtgataaaaaaaagtaataaaagatGCATATATTCCTAgtaatttgaaaacaaaagtaCTCTGTAAACCTAAAAATAAAGTGCCGACTGGAGCCGTCATCTGCACTCTTTATTGCGAGGGTAACCTAAACTtggattaattaataaattgaatagtaaaattaataaatttaacttacataaatggtaaaaaaaaatcacaattaaGTTGGTTTTTTTATATGCAGAACCATCATATTTAAACTGATattagtgaaaaaaaaaacaatttcactgttttgtctttttttatttaaatgtatagTTTTGGTTTTGCTACTTGCTTTTAAAGCTTTGACTGTAGGCAAGCAGTAAAAGTTATTATCATATAATATCTACTAATTAAAAAGCAAGCAAACAAGGGTgcagtgaaaaaaaaaatttaagataaaagaaataaaaaaacatataataacAAAAGTTGTTAATAATGTACCCTTTATATTTAACTTCTCTGCAGTAAAAATGTTGGTATATTCTTTTATAGGGAATCTGTGTTTACACTTAacatataaattgaaaaaaaaaaaggaaagaaaaaaactaacTAAAAGAAGCTTCGACTCATATTTATTAGAAgtgtaaaaatatatatatttttatagcTTGAACTCAACCGGCCAAAACAAATTAATAGCTTTTCAGAAGGAAATTTTTGATTAGAAGTTCAGAGCGCCTGATGAGTGTGCCAAAGTTTTGCCTGAAGGGCAAGAGGCAGATCATGGTCTGGTTCTAGTCCCCACAAAAAGCAATGCTGTGCCTAGTTTCCTCCTCTCCTATGACAATGGTGCCATGCTCCAACCCAGTGTCAGGTCAAAACCCTCCTCAGCCCTCACTTTTCCTCTCCCTAAACAACAAGATATAAGgacaaaaagaagagagaaacaaAGCCCCTTCTAGGCTACAATGCAGTGCTTccttaatatatatagtagCATTAAAATTTGCCTTCCTTAAAAATAACAAGGGTTTAAAGAGGATAAAAAGAGTATCCTCTCTTTCAATAATCTAGCTAGCCCAGAAAGAAAGAGTGGCTAAACAATAAATTGTTGGGCACATGTTGGATAAGATAGACATTTTCAAAGAAAGCAAACAATGAATAAGTCAAATAGTCCACTTGGCTAGGAGTGGAAGTGGGAGTGGGAGTAGGACCCTTGACAAGACTCAGTGTTGCCTAACCAACATTTTCATGGTTGTCAAACCTTTGAGGTGAACCGGAGAAGGGACCCTCTAATAACCCAATATATGATGGTATTGTATCTCAATCCATGTTGTACTCACAAATTACCAAGTATTCGTATGAATATGCCATgtctatttttattattggCTTGGGATGTACTATTTATGACGTTGAGTTGAAGCAAAGCCATATCTATTCTTCAGTATGGGTCCTAAGTCCTAACAATAACAAAAGAAACCACTTCTTAGTACCCAATGCATTTATTTTGTGGAGCCAAGGAACCCATCATCTCTCCCTCTTTCTGAAGGCAATGGACCCCCTTAAATTTAATCACCTTCTTATTCATCACATCTTATactagaaaagaagaaatgacaGAAATGataagattttaaatattagcATATATGGATATTTGCTTGATATTAACTAGATCCACCAATAAAGCTTTCCTGAATGTATAGGCAAAGGTTTTGAGGCCACTTGATACCcaaagttttaattaaattctcaGTTTGTGAAAGATTTCTTCGAAGAGGAGAGCTTGATTAGCATTTGAAAATTGAACTCATGCATCCacattttaaatattgaaaactttataaaattttattaattggaAATAATGATAGTAAGGTTTGATAGCATTTCAATACTATAAAAGACCAATGAACCAAACAATTGAATTATGAACCAACTGGCCTTTGTTATTATCTTCCTACACAAGCATCAATATCATTAGAGTAAATATCTAGAGCtctttgttttgaaatttttaaagcaTATGGATGTTAACATCACAAAATGTCTTAACATCATTTAGTTCAAGTGGATTAGTCTTACATTAAAGTGCTTTTAACTTAAATTTTGATGGTTCATCCAACTGCAGGTTTGTTTACTCAGGAAGTGTTGCTAGTTTGAGAGTCATAATAATGATTCATATTGGTGCAGCTGCTGCTATTGACTTTCTGCATAGATGGGTAGAAGATATGGCTTAAGACTAAAACAAAGGGTTGGGTTTATCAACATATATCTAAGCTCCATAAGTTGCTCACAAACAATTGCATAACTTGCTATGTCAAGTACAATTGCTAAAATGATATTCTCTCcctttgaaagaaaaatgaaaagaaaagaagtaacAACTGCTTCATCAATGATGCCACCCTTCATCAACTCCTTCAATTAAATTTGGAAAATGGGAGTTAAAACAAGACAAAATATACAAATGGATCTTTATTTCATTCTCTGGTGCTTCATACCAGATCCTATTTGAGGAAGCAAAAATCATACACATGTTCAGAGTGTTTTCTGTTGTCAAAGAGGTTACAACTGCTACTTGGGACAAAAACAGCTAGAAAGACACAGAGATTTGGCTCTCAGAATGATAATTCTTCGGGTATTTCTTGAAACTTACCTGACAAAAAGGCATTATATTTCCCTTGAAGATCTCCACCTGAAATATTGCATTTAGGTAAGTAAAACCGGACCCAACAATTGCAAAGGTTGCAAATAAAGAGGATCACATAGCTTACCTTTAAGTTCAAATGGTGCAACCTTTGCTGATCCAACCAACTTCAAAAGATCTTTGCCTGCAAAATCAacaggaaaaataaaatagatatcataaataaacaaatccTTAAAGCAGGAATTATCCAGCTccagcttaaaaaaaaaaaaatcctccaGACTTTTTGGTTACGGCAAACGGAACAGCAACTAACAGAAGATTTCAGGCTATGCAGAGTACCAAAATAGTAAACTTTTGTTTATATTAAGGCTCAATgctgaaaataattttctgaGGATTTTAGAGGAATGGTCAAAATGCTGCCAGCATAATTACATAGTTGAAAACCCAGCCTTTGAGAGGTGATTCAGAATAGCAACATGGGAAGACAGATCCTAAAGCaataaaaattagtttgaGAAATCCTTAGTTGCTTTGTATCCTTTCTGAAAATTCATGAAGATGAAGCAATAGATTCTATTTGtttcttcatttcctttctctgTGATAAGAATCAAGAAGAGAAGTCAACCTCGCTAACCCCAAGAAGACAATTATGCCATTCAGCAGTTGTTAGCGTTTGAAAATGCAGAGGTATAACTTAAATTTGAACCTTAAGATCATTTACTAAGGAATAAtctatctttttattaaaaataaccCTGGGCATGATTCAGTACATTCTTCCtaaacaataaattattacAAAAAATGTCCAGGTAGCTATTGAGAAacattttcatgatttttcctTACCTGTAACACTCTTTCCTCCTTCACCGATATTAACAAGGAAGGTTGGTATTTGGTGCTCTTTTAACTACAGAAACAATTTAGATAGCTCATCAACTAGCAGTTAATGATGGCAATGGTTAATTTAACATATAATATATtcttagaattaaaaaaaggaattaCAAAAGCTagtaaattttcatttttaaccTTGGAGAGAAGAGCCTTTGCAAGATCCAATGCATCAATACATGAAGGACCCTTAGCATAAGCAGGCACAAACTCCCCATTTTGATAGCCAGCCAAAAACTGATAAGCAGCTTGGCCTGGAGAGAGCTTTGCTACAGAAGGGATGCTCCCAGAACTGCAGGACACAGAAAATTTCACTGCTTTTAACAGTAAGGTCAATGTGTACAGGAAAACTATGTTATATTACACCAATTTGGGTACAATTTTTCTAATTCTTCAGGATTTACAAGTAATATAGGAGCCAAATGGAActatattttcattaatttcttCAAGGACAGGGCAGGCAATGAGTGAACCATAGAGAAAATTACAAACACTCAACCAGTTCAAACCATACTGATATACCACTAGCAGTAAAATGATATGAATTGGGAGAAGGAATCTGAgatttacatatataaacaatatGGAAAAAAGCAGGTGAGGTCTCTACCCTTTAAGCCCCTTCAGGTGTTGGGGTCTGAGTTATGTTTCAAGAAACATGAAGGATTCTTCGAACATTTAGAAATTTCAATGCAACtacaaatatttttctatttgatGGTTGGGGTGAACTAGTTAATATATATCTGCTTGAAAGCATAACCATCTTGAGAATTTTGCCAGAAAGATGTCTGCACCAAGAGTGACATGCTGAAAGTCACTCAATGCCATAATTATAGGCAACAGTGCtcaataatatttcttttcctttatcttaaaaacaacttaaactTCTCTTACAAAACTTGTTACCTCCCTACTCAACTTGGAGAACTAGCATTCTCTGGTTTCACGTGTTCTAAGAGAAGCAGATCAAGTGAGATGACGTGAGATGACTAGCCTATTAAGTTAAATGAACTCTTGTCTCAATAATTAATCTTCAAATTTAGAAAGATCTCTCTTGCTTGCATGCCATACTtcatgaataataaaaaggaaagaaagacaTTGATATCAGGGAATGTCTGATTGCATTGCATATTATTGTCAAAAGGAACTGAACAATCTTGATTCATTCTTTTACCTATCAGATGTTGCAAGGATAACAGCAGATGGCATTTTATATAGATTATCGCCACTGGATTTTTTGGTTTGAAACAAAGGTGCAACACCTTGAGGGGAAAGGACAACACCTGCATCTGCAGACACCAACAAATCTGCACAATTCTGAATGGCATTCTCAGGGGCAAACAAAAGAATCACAGAATCACCAGATACTAGAAGCCTGAAATTTCCAACCTAAAGATGTGAGTTACATACTCCACTTTCATAATAACAATGACAAAGCAGCAGTTGAAGATTAAAGACTCTTACCTTGCCGCTAATGGAAGGCCTCCACGTGCAGATATAACTGGCCCAGATAAGGCTGCTAATGCTTCTTTGGTTCCATTTATATCAGCAAATGCTTTACCACATAAAATAAGTGAAGAACGCTCAACATCAGCAGCTATAAATCCATTACTTCCTTGATCTCCAAGCCCAACAGCATCCCCCACAGCCTCACTGTATAAATGAAAGTTAAAAGCTGaaatattatgatttattagaTCTTATACTTTCTTTAAACACTATCAGTCCTGCTAGAGTTCATCGAAACAGGGTGATGAACCTGAAGGCTGCAAATAGAAACCAAGTAATGGTACAATTTCCACCACGAGGCTGAGGCACGGCCTAATTGGTAACAACACTTCAACACATTCAGATAATGGGaacttttataatatattttggGTTCtagaccttttttttttttttgaatgggGGACAGCCAGGGTTGTTTTGTGATCTTCTTTTTATGTGGTAACTACTaaaagaaagcattaaatttcaaaCCTTATTGATGTAGCAGCATAAACTGTTAACGGACAAGAATCATGGGAAACAGCTCGAGTAGGAGTCTCCCAAAGAACATTAGAAAGTTTCAATACAGCAGATGGACCGTCACTAATCAAACGAACTTTAGCATCAAATTTTGGTGATGAACCTACAGCCCCATCATGGACAAAAATGTCTGAGACAGATGACATATGAGTTGTGACCTGATCAAATCAAGAATAgaacaacaaaaattataGATGGATTAAACAAAGCAGATGCAGTCTGCAATGGAATAGAAATTCAAAAAGCAACTTTAAATAGCAACTATTGTGCAAACATGAATATGTGTGATCTTAGCACATTTCTAATTCTCTACATTTCAAGAACATCAAACATAATCCTTTTCTGGTTTCTCCTAAAAAAGTACCTAAtgcttctttgtttttttccataaaaaagaCACTACTAGcgttaatttttatttacgaattttgtcaaatttccAGCCAGCACCTCTCAGATACTAAGCTTCAACCTAGCCTAATAATGAATTTGATAATTCTCATCAGTATCATAATTGATCATGCCTACCATCGTAAACAAAACGTGGAGCATTTTGTAGGAGCATGCCATCATCATAAATTACTAATGACTATCAAGGAACCAACTCTATTCTCTAACCATGCACATACATAGGTGTGTGTGAGATGCATGTGAGTGAGTTGGCTAGTGACTACACACAATAAAGTTTTCATTCTTATCTCTAAGACTAAAGGCACAATAAG from Theobroma cacao cultivar B97-61/B2 chromosome 5, Criollo_cocoa_genome_V2, whole genome shotgun sequence carries:
- the LOC18599561 gene encoding uncharacterized protein LOC18599561; amino-acid sequence: MRNLILRRFIQTTSSSLSRSSTSRSTLPFLLSSRRNAVSSPLVEEEGEKVVFPRESPGFSCGLNWALAGKGVIVKDKAFQNLKSSELQQKGATVSESLSGLPVHVRGILGGASAISKAQYSKLLKQVTTHMSSVSDIFVHDGAVGSSPKFDAKVRLISDGPSAVLKLSNVLWETPTRAVSHDSCPLTVYAATSISEAVGDAVGLGDQGSNGFIAADVERSSLILCGKAFADINGTKEALAALSGPVISARGGLPLAARLLVSGDSVILLFAPENAIQNCADLLVSADAGVVLSPQGVAPLFQTKKSSGDNLYKMPSAVILATSDSSGSIPSVAKLSPGQAAYQFLAGYQNGEFVPAYAKGPSCIDALDLAKALLSKLKEHQIPTFLVNIGEGGKSVTGKDLLKLVGSAKVAPFELKGGDLQGKYNAFLSGKFQEIPEELSF